A genomic stretch from Meriones unguiculatus strain TT.TT164.6M chromosome 15, Bangor_MerUng_6.1, whole genome shotgun sequence includes:
- the LOC110552890 gene encoding large ribosomal subunit protein eL31-like has translation MAPAKKGGEKKKGRSAINEVVTREYTIDIHKRIHGVGFKKRAPRALQEIRKFAMKEMGTPDVRIDTRLNKAVWAKGIRNVPYRIRVRLSRKRNEDEDSPNKLYTLVTYVPVTTLKNLQTVNVDDN, from the coding sequence ATGGCTCCCGCCAAGAAGGGTGGCGAGAAGAAGAAGGGCCGCTCTGCCATCAACGAGGTGGTGACACGGGAGTACACCATCGACATCCACAAGCGCATCCATGGCGTGGGCTTCAAGAAGCGTGCTCCCCGGGCACTCCAAGAAATTCGGAAATTTGCCATGAAAGAGATGGGGACTCCAGATGTGCGCATAGACACAAGGCTCAATAAAGCTGTCTGGGCCAAAGGAATAAGGAATGTTCCGTATCGCATCCGAGTACGTTTGTCCAGAAAACGTAATGAAGATGAGGATTCACCAAACAAGCTCTACACATTGGTAACTTATGTGCCAGTGACCACATTAAAAAATCTACAGACGGTCAATGTGGATGATAACTAA